Proteins found in one Miscanthus floridulus cultivar M001 chromosome 4, ASM1932011v1, whole genome shotgun sequence genomic segment:
- the LOC136550297 gene encoding uncharacterized protein, which produces MTGGSGGRGEHESDRDASTAMPVPGPCASTHRALAECHRRAARGPLRPEVLCRHLNRALAECVVTACCPDETDAVRTLCGSAGTALKREQCQRARIDLALCLEAHQEP; this is translated from the coding sequence ATgaccggcggcagcggcgggcgAGGAGAACACGAGTCCGACCGAGACGCATCGACGGCCATGCCCGTCCCGGGGCCCTGCGCCTCGACGCACCGCGCGCTCGCCGAGTGCCACCGCCGCGCCGCCCGCGGGCCGCTGCGGCCGGAGGTGCTGTGCCGGCACCTGAACCGCGCGCTGGCGGAGTGCGTCGTAACCGCGTGCTGCCCCGACGAGACCGACGCCGTCCGCACCCTCTGTGGCAGCGCCGGCACCGCGCTCAAGCGTGAGCAGTGCCAGCGGGCGCGCATCGACCTCGCCCTCTGCCTCGAGGCGCATCAAGAGCCCTAA